In Deinobacterium chartae, a single genomic region encodes these proteins:
- a CDS encoding helix-turn-helix domain-containing protein gives MLPAIGSQLRDLRTAKRLSLRQLARAVHSSPAHLCMIENGQVRPSLDLLTRLAHAFGLSLEALLAYLSEDEGTRASLEALAARIGDRSPRLLDPAWRALLLYARRTAGSEVSEGGWLRLHAALEEVMEVERVAGD, from the coding sequence ATGCTTCCTGCCATCGGCTCCCAGCTCCGCGACCTGCGCACCGCCAAGAGACTCTCGCTGCGCCAGCTGGCCCGCGCGGTTCACTCCAGCCCGGCCCACCTGTGCATGATCGAAAACGGTCAGGTCCGGCCCAGCCTCGACCTGCTCACCCGGCTGGCCCACGCCTTCGGCCTCTCCCTCGAGGCCCTGCTCGCCTACCTGTCCGAGGACGAAGGTACGCGCGCCTCGCTCGAGGCCTTAGCCGCCCGCATCGGTGACCGCAGCCCGCGCCTGCTCGACCCGGCGTGGCGGGCCCTGCTGCTGTACGCCCGCCGTACGGCCGGCTCCGAGGTGAGCGAAGGCGGCTGGCTGCGCCTGCACGCCGCGCTCGAGGAGGTCATGGAGGTCGAGCGGGTCGCCGGAGACTGA
- a CDS encoding ABC transporter ATP-binding protein, translating to MTTAHRSAARRTARVRRPVTGLSRRLLTYRPELFALNLLLWGVFHSLPALFGLLAGRVFDALAQGEAAASSAWTWLALLVLTNLGRTGLFSAAYWFWATHWFTLQSLLRRNLLESIVQASGRRTPPGPPGASVSSFREDVDEVTSYTQNFVDAGGLLLFAAVALSVMLRTDAGVTAAVCAPIVLILLLTRLAGGPLRRLRARYRDATSRVTEFLGEVTLGVQAVKLAGAEDRVVGRFRRLGAERSRAALGDALLAELLRTAGSGVVGLATGLMLLVAAQTMRGGEFTVGDFALFVAYLPRLTNVMNFFGNLLAQRRRTAVSVERLEALQGGLPAEVAVRHAPLMLSGPLPEVRLPSLPESERLRHFAVRDLTYRHAGGGGIEGIDLELRRGEFVVVTGRVGSGKTTLLRTLLGLLPAQRGEVLWNGNLLRDPAALLVPPRSAYTPQVPRLFSDSLRDNLLLGLSERDLEARLEQAVDLAVLGPDLARLERGFDTEVGSRGVKLSGGQVQRSAAARMFVRPAELLVFDDLSSALDAQTERQLWERLFARREVTCLVVSHRRAALERADRIVVLQDGQLEAVGTLAELLETSPEMRRLWARQGDGKEG from the coding sequence ATGACCACCGCCCACCGTTCGGCCGCGCGTCGGACCGCCCGCGTACGCCGCCCGGTCACCGGGCTCAGCCGCCGCCTGCTCACCTACCGTCCGGAGCTGTTCGCGCTGAACCTGCTGCTGTGGGGCGTGTTTCACAGCCTGCCCGCGCTGTTTGGCCTGCTCGCCGGACGGGTGTTCGACGCGCTCGCCCAGGGCGAGGCGGCCGCCTCGAGTGCCTGGACGTGGCTGGCGCTGCTGGTCCTGACCAACCTGGGCCGCACCGGGCTGTTCAGCGCCGCGTACTGGTTTTGGGCCACCCACTGGTTCACGCTGCAGTCGCTGCTGCGCCGCAACCTGCTCGAATCCATCGTGCAAGCCTCGGGCCGCCGCACCCCGCCCGGCCCGCCCGGCGCTTCGGTCAGTTCGTTCCGCGAGGACGTGGACGAGGTGACCTCGTACACCCAGAACTTCGTGGACGCGGGCGGCCTGCTGCTGTTCGCCGCGGTGGCCCTCAGCGTGATGCTGCGCACCGACGCCGGGGTTACCGCCGCCGTGTGCGCCCCCATCGTGCTGATCTTGCTGCTCACCCGCCTGGCCGGCGGACCGCTGCGCCGCCTGCGCGCGCGTTACCGCGACGCCACCTCGAGGGTCACCGAATTCCTGGGCGAGGTGACCCTGGGCGTGCAGGCGGTCAAGCTGGCCGGAGCCGAGGACCGCGTGGTCGGCCGCTTCCGCCGTCTCGGGGCCGAGCGCAGCCGCGCCGCGCTCGGCGACGCCTTGCTGGCCGAACTGCTGCGCACCGCCGGGTCCGGCGTGGTCGGCCTCGCCACCGGTCTGATGCTGCTGGTCGCTGCCCAGACCATGCGCGGCGGTGAGTTCACGGTGGGCGACTTCGCGCTGTTCGTCGCCTACTTGCCCCGCCTGACCAACGTCATGAACTTTTTCGGCAACCTGCTGGCGCAGCGCCGCCGCACCGCCGTCTCGGTCGAACGCCTCGAGGCCCTGCAAGGCGGTCTGCCCGCCGAGGTCGCCGTGCGCCACGCCCCGCTGATGCTGAGCGGCCCGCTCCCCGAAGTCCGGCTGCCCAGCCTGCCCGAAAGCGAACGGCTGCGCCACTTCGCGGTGCGGGACCTGACCTACCGTCACGCGGGCGGCGGCGGGATCGAGGGTATCGACCTCGAGCTGCGGCGCGGCGAGTTCGTGGTGGTAACCGGCCGGGTGGGTTCGGGCAAGACCACGCTGCTGCGCACGCTGCTGGGCCTGCTGCCCGCCCAGCGCGGCGAGGTGCTGTGGAACGGCAACCTGCTGCGCGATCCCGCCGCGCTGCTGGTCCCGCCGCGCAGCGCTTATACCCCGCAGGTGCCGCGCCTGTTCTCGGACTCGCTGCGCGACAACCTGCTGCTGGGCCTGAGCGAGCGCGACCTCGAGGCCCGCCTCGAGCAGGCGGTGGATCTCGCCGTGCTCGGACCCGACCTCGCCCGCCTCGAGCGCGGCTTTGACACCGAGGTGGGCAGCCGGGGTGTCAAGCTCTCCGGCGGGCAGGTGCAGCGCTCGGCCGCCGCGCGCATGTTCGTGCGCCCTGCCGAACTGCTGGTGTTCGACGACCTCTCGAGCGCCCTGGACGCCCAGACCGAGCGTCAGCTGTGGGAGCGCCTGTTCGCGCGGCGCGAGGTCACCTGCCTGGTCGTCTCGCACCGCCGCGCGGCCCTCGAGCGCGCCGACCGCATCGTGGTCCTCCAAGACGGGCAGCTCGAGGCGGTGGGTACGCTGGCCGAACTGCTCGAGACCTCGCCGGAGATGCGCCGGCTGTGGGCGCGTCAGGGAGACGGGAAAGAGGGCTGA
- a CDS encoding biliverdin-producing heme oxygenase: MILTRLKKHTENVHGRVEQRLPLMDPSLSLDQYVRVLEAMYGFYRPLEAQLRVLLPASGEFGRRSKLAWLVQDLQALGRGLPVALAGKPVLEGRAQAWGALYVLEGATLGGQLISRHLQRCLGLERGCGAAFFCSYGDQVGPMWKTFRQALEAYAEQSGAEPEILAGAGQTFEALEGWLIARTGER, translated from the coding sequence ATGATTCTGACCCGGCTGAAGAAGCATACGGAAAACGTTCACGGGCGAGTGGAGCAACGGCTGCCCCTGATGGACCCTTCGCTGTCCCTCGACCAGTACGTCCGTGTCCTCGAGGCCATGTACGGCTTTTACCGGCCGCTCGAGGCGCAACTGCGCGTGCTGCTCCCCGCGTCCGGGGAGTTCGGGCGGCGCTCCAAGCTCGCCTGGCTGGTGCAGGACCTGCAGGCGCTGGGGCGCGGGCTTCCGGTCGCGCTGGCCGGTAAGCCCGTCCTCGAGGGCCGCGCGCAGGCCTGGGGCGCTCTGTACGTGCTCGAGGGAGCCACCCTGGGCGGCCAGCTCATCTCCCGCCACCTGCAGCGCTGCTTGGGGCTCGAGCGCGGCTGCGGAGCCGCGTTCTTTTGCAGTTACGGCGATCAGGTCGGGCCGATGTGGAAGACCTTCCGGCAGGCACTCGAGGCGTACGCTGAACAGAGCGGAGCCGAGCCGGAGATTCTTGCAGGGGCCGGGCAGACCTTTGAAGCGCTCGAGGGCTGGTTGATCGCCCGGACAGGGGAAAGATGA
- a CDS encoding CapA family protein, translated as MGPVLHRALAVLAALLLLCSARGGAGEPALTLVLGGDLMLGREGQLSAPGGPRALSALAPALQRADLALANLESPIASAPARTRGVDLRAPAQAARLLEQASFAALSVVNNHALDAGASGQRQTRSALRAIGVHPLDARPWLRTLRSTRLAFVALMDDPATPEAASRQAMVRAVQAARQAADRVVVSVHWGHEFGPVSGRQRRAAAALVSAGAELVFGHGPHVLQPVVRLEAGGRAGWVAYSLGNLVSDQPYPTSRLGTLLIARLERGHWQLAALPTRQTAQGVRPAEGEDALEALRRLGLPRAQWP; from the coding sequence GTGGGTCCGGTTCTTCACCGCGCGCTAGCCGTTCTGGCCGCCCTGCTGTTGCTGTGCAGTGCCCGGGGTGGGGCCGGCGAACCGGCCCTTACCCTGGTGCTGGGCGGCGACTTGATGCTGGGCCGGGAAGGACAGCTCTCGGCTCCGGGCGGGCCGCGGGCCCTGAGCGCCCTGGCTCCGGCCCTGCAGCGCGCCGACCTGGCCCTGGCCAACCTCGAGTCGCCCATCGCCTCTGCCCCCGCGCGCACCCGGGGCGTGGACCTGCGTGCCCCGGCCCAGGCTGCCCGCCTCCTGGAGCAAGCCTCTTTCGCAGCCCTTTCGGTGGTCAATAACCACGCGCTCGACGCGGGCGCGAGCGGCCAGCGTCAAACCCGGTCGGCCCTGCGGGCGATCGGCGTACACCCGCTGGACGCCCGCCCCTGGCTGCGCACGCTGCGGAGCACCCGCCTGGCCTTCGTGGCCCTGATGGACGACCCTGCCACTCCCGAAGCGGCCTCGAGGCAGGCGATGGTGCGGGCGGTCCAGGCTGCGCGCCAAGCCGCTGACCGGGTGGTGGTCTCGGTGCACTGGGGCCACGAGTTCGGCCCGGTCAGCGGGCGGCAGCGCCGAGCCGCAGCGGCGCTGGTCTCGGCCGGAGCCGAGCTGGTCTTCGGGCACGGTCCTCACGTGCTGCAACCGGTCGTGCGCCTCGAGGCAGGCGGCCGGGCAGGCTGGGTCGCCTACAGCCTGGGCAACCTGGTCTCCGACCAGCCGTACCCGACCTCGCGGCTTGGCACCCTGCTGATCGCCCGCCTCGAGCGGGGCCACTGGCAGCTTGCGGCGCTCCCGACCCGCCAGACCGCGCAGGGCGTGCGCCCCGCGGAGGGTGAAGACGCCCTCGAGGCGTTGCGGCGCCTGGGGCTGCCGCGCGCGCAGTGGCCGTGA
- a CDS encoding DUF3160 domain-containing protein, with protein sequence MRNLLIPTLTLALLVPAARAADAFASYRLPVNLERLTNTALLKGSTKTPASVKLSAEQRRLLGQNGFVVAPARWRQFHQVYEDTRYADIPVFITTDAVYHAYHLAFSKLLRDLERERLAPELAALSQQLAGAAEKQYAALRGTRLEEASRLLLAYLAVGARLANPAYTPPQAVADTVRQELALIDAHAGPGSSAVMSVAGDPYLEDYGQYVPRGHYTRSAALSNYFRAMMWYGRIGFRLKSDRETRAALLLTRLMRSTSGAEARWSRIYDPTSLLVGRSDDLSFRDYGSLMDRVFGSGSPARALEQDAGLAEFRQAAMRLPAPRINSMIIDYRKSQAEQTQGLRLMGQRFVLDAYVFEQLVWREVGTEQKPRLLPRGLDLFAALGNREAYNLLKASGETAYVNYDTQLKKVQQQLGALKPADWTQNLYYNWLYGLQAVASNKLGNTAYPPFMRTRAWARKDLQTALGSWTELKHDTVLYAKQVMAEMGSGPDEVLPRGYVEPNLEAYARLNDLSRRTQASLKARGLLGENSANTLLSLSSMLTFLEGITRKQLANGSARAANISADDYDRIRYFGGWLEEITLASTDSDGGEEGGGPVLNENAQAALVTDVASDPYGKVLQEGTGRIFEIFVVVPDGRGGLQLAKGGTYSHYEFVGSSANRLTDEQWQRMLDSGKAPQQAPWVRFFTAR encoded by the coding sequence ATGCGAAACCTGCTGATTCCGACCCTGACCCTGGCCCTGCTCGTGCCCGCCGCGCGGGCCGCCGACGCCTTCGCCTCGTACCGCCTGCCGGTCAACCTCGAGCGGCTCACGAACACGGCCCTGCTCAAAGGCAGCACCAAAACGCCCGCGAGCGTGAAACTGAGCGCCGAGCAGCGCAGGCTGCTCGGCCAAAACGGCTTCGTCGTGGCCCCGGCCCGCTGGCGCCAGTTCCACCAGGTCTACGAGGACACCCGCTACGCCGACATCCCGGTGTTCATCACCACCGACGCGGTATACCACGCCTACCACCTGGCTTTCAGCAAGCTGCTGCGCGACCTCGAGCGCGAGCGGCTGGCCCCCGAGCTCGCCGCCCTCTCCCAGCAGCTGGCCGGCGCGGCGGAAAAACAGTACGCCGCGCTGCGCGGCACCCGCCTCGAGGAAGCCTCGCGCCTGCTGCTGGCCTACCTCGCCGTGGGGGCCCGGCTGGCGAACCCGGCCTACACCCCGCCGCAGGCGGTGGCCGACACGGTGCGGCAGGAACTGGCCCTGATCGACGCGCACGCGGGCCCGGGCAGCTCGGCGGTGATGTCGGTGGCCGGCGACCCCTACCTCGAGGATTACGGCCAGTATGTGCCGCGCGGGCACTACACGCGCTCGGCGGCCCTGAGCAATTACTTCCGGGCCATGATGTGGTACGGGCGCATCGGTTTCCGGCTCAAGTCCGACCGCGAAACCCGCGCCGCCCTCCTGCTCACCCGGCTGATGCGCTCGACCAGCGGCGCCGAGGCCCGCTGGAGCCGCATCTACGACCCAACCTCGCTGCTGGTGGGCCGTTCGGACGACCTCTCCTTCCGCGACTACGGTTCGCTGATGGACCGCGTTTTCGGTTCGGGCAGCCCTGCGCGCGCCCTCGAGCAGGACGCCGGCCTGGCCGAGTTTCGTCAGGCCGCCATGCGTCTTCCAGCGCCCCGGATCAACTCGATGATCATCGACTACCGCAAAAGCCAAGCCGAGCAGACCCAGGGCCTACGGCTGATGGGACAGCGCTTCGTGCTGGACGCCTACGTGTTCGAGCAACTGGTCTGGCGCGAGGTGGGCACCGAGCAGAAACCGCGCCTGCTGCCCAGGGGACTGGACCTGTTTGCGGCCCTGGGCAACCGCGAAGCCTACAACCTGCTCAAGGCCTCGGGCGAAACCGCCTACGTCAACTACGACACACAGCTCAAGAAAGTCCAGCAGCAACTGGGAGCGCTCAAACCCGCCGACTGGACGCAGAACCTGTACTACAACTGGCTCTACGGCCTGCAAGCAGTCGCCTCCAACAAGCTGGGGAACACGGCCTACCCGCCGTTCATGCGCACCCGGGCCTGGGCGCGCAAGGACTTGCAGACGGCCCTGGGCAGCTGGACCGAACTCAAGCACGACACCGTCTTGTACGCCAAGCAGGTGATGGCCGAGATGGGCTCGGGGCCCGACGAGGTGCTGCCGCGCGGCTACGTGGAGCCCAACCTCGAGGCCTACGCCCGCCTCAACGACCTCTCGCGCCGCACCCAGGCGTCGCTCAAGGCACGCGGCCTGCTGGGCGAGAACAGCGCCAACACCCTCTTGAGCCTGTCTTCGATGCTGACCTTCCTCGAGGGCATCACCCGCAAACAGCTCGCCAACGGCAGCGCCCGCGCCGCGAACATCAGCGCCGACGACTACGACCGCATCCGTTACTTCGGCGGCTGGCTCGAGGAGATCACCCTGGCCTCCACCGACTCGGACGGCGGCGAGGAAGGCGGCGGCCCGGTGCTGAACGAGAACGCCCAGGCCGCCTTGGTGACCGACGTGGCCAGCGATCCGTACGGCAAGGTGCTGCAAGAAGGCACCGGACGCATCTTTGAGATCTTCGTGGTCGTTCCCGACGGGCGCGGCGGGCTACAACTCGCCAAGGGCGGGACGTACAGCCACTACGAGTTCGTGGGCAGCAGCGCCAACCGCCTGACCGACGAGCAGTGGCAGCGCATGCTCGACAGCGGCAAGGCACCGCAGCAGGCTCCGTGGGTCCGGTTCTTCACCGCGCGCTAG
- a CDS encoding ATP-binding protein, with translation MMDSELLPPENLGGPRIDTTNCAREPIHIPGSIQPHGALLVLTAAELRIVQVSANVEHFLGHAPEQVLGRSLADLAAASEVEALARFLAGETLEKNAQYVFCLNFGERRVYDATAHRADALVIVELEEQDAAASSAGFYHSIKNALSELEGAEGVAALLSSAARQVRHLTGFDRVMIYRFAEDDSGEVVAEAQREDLHSFLGHRFPESDIPRQARALYVKNLLRLTADVDAPPSPLVPLLNPVTGAPLNLGGAVLRSTSPMHLQYLRNMEVASSLSVSIVQDGRLWGLISCHHTRAKIVPQAVRAACEFLGRVLALQISAKRAAETFRLRQELQQHNVRIVNAVTGTLTPLEELVRPELNLAAFVRAGGVALRFDGRSVLLGATPDQVRVDALVGWLKSRGELEYHSSSLSRVFPQAAEYARLASGVLGVSVSAGWDEYIVWFRPEVPLEITWGGNPNKPVQVTADGTAQLTPRASFAAYVETVRETALPWHPAEVEEVSALRATLVEAQGARLTLLRELNARLERTNRELERSNAELRRFAFVTAHDLQEPLRVLNNFLGLFSKRYVGRLDADADQLISFAMSEAGRLRSLIRDLYAYTEIGTGPADFSRTVSLEDTLSSVLSALQPRLEETRAVLVRDPLPQVRGNPGRLEQVLHHLLDNALKFSGPLPPRVHVSAEVLGSECRVSVRDQGIGIAPEYFGKIFEVFQRLNRLEDYPGNGIGLAICRKIVEQHGGQVWVESVLGQGSTFCFTVPVERAGGRDAPTV, from the coding sequence ATGATGGATTCGGAACTGCTGCCCCCCGAGAACCTCGGGGGGCCTCGGATTGATACGACCAACTGCGCCCGCGAGCCCATTCACATTCCCGGTTCGATTCAGCCGCACGGTGCCCTGCTGGTACTGACCGCCGCAGAGCTGCGGATCGTGCAGGTCAGCGCCAACGTGGAGCACTTCCTGGGCCACGCACCCGAGCAGGTGCTGGGGCGATCCCTGGCCGACTTGGCGGCGGCCTCCGAGGTCGAGGCGCTCGCACGTTTCTTGGCCGGGGAGACCCTCGAGAAGAACGCGCAGTACGTGTTCTGCCTGAATTTCGGTGAGCGGCGGGTATACGACGCGACCGCGCACCGGGCCGACGCGCTGGTGATCGTGGAGCTCGAGGAGCAAGACGCCGCCGCGTCGTCGGCGGGGTTTTACCACAGCATCAAGAACGCGCTGTCCGAACTCGAGGGGGCCGAGGGCGTGGCCGCGCTGCTGAGCAGCGCCGCGCGGCAGGTGCGTCACCTGACCGGTTTTGACCGGGTGATGATCTACCGCTTCGCCGAGGATGACAGCGGCGAGGTGGTGGCCGAAGCGCAGCGCGAGGACCTGCACTCGTTCTTGGGCCACCGCTTTCCCGAGTCCGACATTCCCCGGCAGGCCCGCGCGCTGTACGTGAAAAACCTGCTGCGCCTGACCGCGGACGTGGACGCGCCGCCGTCGCCGCTGGTGCCGCTGCTGAACCCGGTCACGGGTGCTCCGCTGAACCTGGGCGGAGCGGTGCTGCGCAGCACCTCGCCCATGCACCTGCAGTACCTCAGGAACATGGAAGTCGCCTCGAGCCTGTCGGTCTCGATCGTGCAAGACGGTCGGCTGTGGGGCCTGATCTCCTGCCACCACACCCGGGCGAAGATCGTGCCGCAGGCGGTGCGTGCGGCCTGCGAGTTCCTGGGACGGGTGCTGGCGCTGCAGATCTCCGCCAAGCGCGCGGCGGAGACCTTCCGCCTGCGACAGGAACTGCAGCAGCACAACGTGCGGATCGTCAACGCCGTGACCGGCACCCTGACGCCCCTCGAGGAGCTCGTGCGGCCGGAATTGAACCTGGCGGCCTTCGTGCGCGCAGGCGGGGTGGCGCTGCGTTTCGACGGCCGCTCGGTCCTGCTGGGAGCCACCCCGGATCAGGTGCGGGTGGACGCGCTGGTGGGGTGGCTGAAGTCGCGCGGTGAGCTCGAGTACCACTCGAGTTCGCTTTCCAGGGTTTTCCCGCAGGCCGCCGAGTACGCGCGCTTGGCCAGCGGTGTGCTGGGAGTCAGCGTGTCGGCGGGGTGGGACGAGTACATCGTGTGGTTCCGCCCGGAGGTGCCGCTGGAGATCACCTGGGGCGGAAACCCGAACAAGCCGGTACAGGTTACGGCCGACGGTACGGCGCAGCTCACCCCGCGCGCCTCGTTCGCCGCGTACGTGGAGACCGTGCGGGAAACGGCGCTGCCGTGGCACCCGGCCGAGGTGGAGGAGGTGAGCGCGCTGCGGGCGACGCTGGTGGAGGCTCAGGGGGCGCGCCTGACCCTGCTGCGCGAGCTGAACGCGCGGCTGGAACGGACCAACCGTGAACTGGAGCGCTCGAACGCCGAGCTGCGCCGTTTTGCCTTCGTGACCGCACACGATCTGCAAGAGCCGCTGCGGGTGCTGAACAATTTTCTTGGGTTGTTTTCGAAACGCTACGTGGGGCGGCTGGACGCAGACGCCGATCAGCTGATCTCCTTTGCCATGTCCGAGGCGGGCCGCCTGCGCAGCCTGATCCGCGACCTGTACGCCTACACCGAGATCGGAACCGGACCGGCAGATTTCTCGCGCACGGTTTCCCTCGAGGACACGCTGAGCAGCGTGCTGTCCGCCTTGCAGCCACGCCTCGAGGAAACGCGGGCGGTGCTTGTCAGGGATCCGCTGCCGCAGGTCCGGGGGAATCCGGGGCGCCTGGAGCAGGTGCTGCATCACCTGCTGGACAACGCGCTGAAGTTCAGCGGGCCGCTTCCGCCGCGCGTTCATGTCAGCGCCGAGGTGCTGGGCTCGGAGTGCCGCGTGTCGGTGCGCGATCAGGGTATCGGGATCGCCCCCGAGTACTTTGGTAAAATTTTCGAGGTTTTCCAGCGCCTTAACCGTTTGGAAGACTATCCGGGCAACGGTATCGGCCTGGCGATCTGCCGCAAGATCGTGGAACAGCACGGAGGGCAGGTATGGGTGGAGTCCGTGCTGGGACAGGGGTCCACCTTCTGCTTCACCGTGCCGGTGGAAAGAGCTGGAGGACGTGATGCACCGACAGTTTGA
- a CDS encoding diacylglycerol/lipid kinase family protein gives MPLKPVRASLLINLHARRGAELIEQAESLLRARGLDLEAVHAVRSPEQAETLMRRDLVRGVERLIVGGGDGTLSHAAGVLAGTGAVMGVLPLGSGNTWARSLGLPLDLEGAAGVVAQGEQTRVDVGVVNGRVFLNSVALGVSAALAGSLDRQTKRRLGLLAWPLRGVGVLRGHRPLYLRVRTAERTFELRTHQLVISNGRYVAGPIKAAPDASAQDARLEVFALGGAELPSFVRATLDWLRGRHPTSALTEYLETREVRVENLSRRPAQVSVDGEVGLQPPLEVRVWPRALWTMVPPGFRADQA, from the coding sequence ATGCCTCTGAAACCGGTTCGTGCCTCGCTGCTCATCAACCTTCACGCCCGGCGCGGTGCCGAACTGATCGAGCAGGCCGAGAGCCTGCTGCGTGCCCGGGGCCTTGACCTCGAGGCCGTGCACGCGGTGCGCTCGCCCGAGCAGGCCGAAACGCTGATGCGCCGCGACCTCGTGCGCGGGGTCGAACGGCTGATCGTGGGCGGCGGAGACGGCACGCTGTCGCACGCGGCCGGTGTGCTGGCCGGGACCGGGGCCGTGATGGGCGTACTGCCGCTGGGCAGCGGCAACACCTGGGCGCGCAGCCTGGGGCTGCCGCTCGACCTCGAGGGGGCTGCGGGGGTCGTCGCGCAGGGCGAGCAGACCCGGGTGGACGTGGGCGTGGTGAACGGCCGGGTGTTTTTGAACTCGGTCGCACTCGGCGTGTCGGCGGCGCTGGCGGGCAGCCTCGACCGCCAGACCAAGCGCCGTCTGGGCCTGCTTGCCTGGCCGCTGCGCGGGGTGGGCGTCTTGCGCGGTCACCGCCCGCTGTACCTGCGGGTACGCACCGCGGAGCGCACCTTCGAGCTGCGCACGCACCAGCTGGTGATCAGCAACGGCCGTTACGTGGCCGGGCCGATCAAGGCCGCCCCCGATGCCTCGGCGCAAGACGCGCGCCTCGAGGTGTTTGCGCTGGGCGGAGCCGAGCTGCCCTCGTTCGTGCGCGCCACGCTGGACTGGCTGCGGGGGCGTCACCCGACTTCGGCCCTGACCGAGTACCTCGAGACGCGTGAGGTGCGGGTCGAGAACCTGTCGCGCCGTCCGGCGCAGGTCAGCGTGGACGGCGAGGTGGGGCTGCAACCCCCCCTCGAGGTGCGGGTGTGGCCGCGTGCGCTGTGGACCATGGTGCCGCCCGGGTTCCGCGCGGATCAGGCCTGA
- a CDS encoding ABC transporter ATP-binding protein, with translation MNSAHSIPLVLRYLRPHRARLILTATALLVATALQLVAPQILRGFIDGAREGWPLAQLLSSAALFLGATVLAQLLSATSAYLGSVIGWTATNELRADLLAHVLHLDMRFHKERTPGELIERIDGDVTALSNLFSQLLVKILGSALLLVGILVLLWHENVWIGLGVTLFAAVAAAVLAHTRDAAVPATRLERETSAQMYGFLEERLAGIDDLRANGGGGYVMRRFTEIQRRFFFAGRRAWWQRANLWVFTMGLFAIGYLITLGLSIHLFVAGSITLGTAYLFFQYVGMLESPIDQLVQQMQELQKARASLARVSELLQERSALPGGTLELPAGPLELSFEDVQFGYGAQPVLSDLNFRLEPGRTLGLLGRTGGGKTTLTRLVQRLHDPTAGTVRLGGLPLTAVRLASLRARVGVVTQDVQIFRASLRDNLTLFDASVADARLEAVLDELGMTDWLRALPEGLNTPLGGGELSAGEAQLIALARVFLGDPGLVILDEFSSRLDPATEARLERAVARLLTGRSAIIIAHRLETVARADDLLVLGDGRMLEFGPRSVLERDPGSHYSALRAAHAAPALEAV, from the coding sequence TTGAACTCTGCTCATTCCATTCCTCTGGTCCTGCGCTACCTGCGACCCCACCGCGCCCGGCTGATTCTGACCGCCACGGCGTTGCTGGTCGCGACCGCCCTGCAACTGGTCGCCCCCCAGATCCTGCGCGGCTTCATCGACGGTGCGCGCGAAGGCTGGCCGCTCGCGCAGCTATTGAGCAGCGCCGCTCTGTTCCTGGGGGCCACCGTGCTGGCCCAACTGCTCTCGGCCACCTCCGCCTACTTGGGCAGCGTGATCGGCTGGACTGCCACCAACGAACTGCGTGCCGACCTGCTCGCGCACGTGCTGCACCTGGACATGCGCTTTCACAAGGAACGCACGCCCGGTGAGCTGATCGAGCGCATCGACGGCGACGTCACCGCGCTCTCCAACCTGTTTTCGCAACTGCTCGTCAAAATTCTGGGCAGCGCCCTGCTGCTGGTCGGCATCCTGGTCCTGCTGTGGCACGAAAACGTCTGGATCGGGCTGGGGGTTACCCTGTTCGCGGCGGTGGCCGCCGCCGTGCTGGCCCACACCCGTGACGCCGCCGTGCCCGCCACCCGCCTCGAGCGTGAAACGAGTGCTCAGATGTACGGCTTCCTCGAGGAGCGGCTGGCTGGGATCGACGACCTGCGCGCCAACGGCGGCGGCGGATACGTGATGCGGCGTTTCACCGAGATCCAGCGCCGCTTTTTCTTTGCCGGGCGCCGCGCGTGGTGGCAGCGCGCCAACCTGTGGGTGTTCACCATGGGCCTGTTCGCGATCGGTTATCTGATCACGCTGGGGCTTTCCATCCACCTGTTCGTGGCGGGCAGCATCACCCTGGGTACCGCCTACCTGTTCTTCCAGTACGTCGGAATGCTCGAATCGCCCATCGACCAGCTGGTGCAGCAGATGCAAGAACTCCAGAAAGCGCGCGCCAGCCTCGCGCGGGTGAGCGAACTGCTGCAGGAACGCAGCGCGCTGCCGGGCGGCACGCTCGAATTGCCCGCCGGACCGCTGGAACTGAGCTTCGAGGACGTGCAGTTCGGTTACGGCGCGCAACCGGTGCTGAGCGACCTGAACTTCCGTCTCGAGCCCGGACGCACCCTGGGCCTGCTGGGCCGCACCGGGGGCGGCAAAACCACCCTGACCCGCCTGGTGCAGCGGCTGCACGACCCCACGGCCGGTACCGTACGGCTGGGCGGACTGCCGCTGACCGCCGTGCGCCTCGCCTCGCTGCGCGCCCGCGTCGGCGTGGTCACGCAGGACGTACAGATTTTCCGCGCCTCGCTGCGCGACAACCTCACCCTGTTCGACGCCTCGGTGGCGGACGCGCGCCTCGAGGCGGTGCTGGACGAACTGGGCATGACCGACTGGCTGCGCGCCCTGCCCGAGGGGCTCAACACCCCGCTGGGCGGCGGTGAGCTCTCGGCCGGGGAAGCCCAGCTGATCGCGCTGGCCCGCGTGTTCCTGGGAGACCCGGGCCTGGTGATCCTCGACGAGTTCTCCTCGAGGCTGGACCCCGCTACCGAGGCGCGTCTGGAGCGCGCGGTGGCCCGGCTGCTGACCGGGCGCAGCGCCATCATCATCGCGCATCGCCTCGAGACCGTGGCCCGCGCCGACGACCTGCTGGTGCTGGGCGACGGCCGCATGCTCGAGTTCGGCCCGCGCTCGGTGCTGGAGCGCGATCCCGGCTCGCACTACTCGGCCCTGCGCGCCGCGCACGCCGCCCCTGCCCTGGAGGCCGTATGA